One window from the genome of Garra rufa chromosome 1, GarRuf1.0, whole genome shotgun sequence encodes:
- the LOC141332746 gene encoding C-signal-like produces the protein MVALKGSSALVTGANRGLGLQMVKQLLEAHCSKVFAACRDPHGPNSEALRELAKKHPDVVTIVQLDVADPCSIKESAKKVGSLLGKNGLNLIVNNAAVLPQKTMLNATVEDMQNTFNTNVIGPLFVIREYLPHLQTAAKASGKPGMSCDKAAVINISSDSGSMTNMPEIIDPFPLFPYSISKAGLNMLTVYTARDFKTDEILCISLHPGWVKTDMGGGDMALIDTRESVEGMLRVIGSLTEKQNGGFLDYTGKTMPW, from the exons ATGGTGGCGTTAAAGGGATCCAGTGCTCTAGTGACAGGGGCCAACCGAGGCTTGGGTTTACAAATGGTCAAGCAACTGCTAGAGGcccactgctcaaaagtttttgCTGCATGTCGTGACCCACATGGGCCAAACTCTGAG GCATTAAGAGAACTGGCCAAAAAGCATCCAGATGTTGTCACCATTGTGCAGCTTG ATGTTGCTGATCCATGCAGCATCAAAGAGTCTGCCAAAAAAGTGGGATCTCTACTGGGGAAGAACGGCTTGAACCTGATCGTGAATAACGCTGCAGTGCTGCCACAAAAAACCATGCTGAACGCCACTGTTGAGGACATGCAAAACACCTTTAACACCAACGTGATTGGACCTCTGTTTGTCATTAGG GAATATCTGCCGCATTTGCAAACAGCAGCTAAAGCCAGTGGCAAACCAGGGATGTCATGTGATAAAGCAGCTGTGATCAACATATCCTCGGATTCGGGATCTATGACCAACATGCCAGAAATAATAGATCCATTCCCACTCTTCCCATACAGCATCAGCAAG GCTGGTCTTAACATGCTGACAGTATATACCGCTAGAGACTTTAAGACAGATGAGATCCTTTGCATTTCTCTTCACCCAGGATGGGTGAAGACGGACATGGGGGGAGGAGATATG GCACTTATTGATACCCGAGAAAGTGTGGAGGGGATGCTGCGTGTCATTGGCAGCCTTACTGAGAAGCAAAACGGTGGATTCTTAGACTACACTGGAAAAACCATGCCTTGGTAA
- the LOC141332764 gene encoding C-signal-like — MAALKGSSALVTGANRGLGLEMVKQLLEANCSKVFAACRDPDGPNSEALRELAKRNPDVVTIVKLDVSDTCSIKESAKKVGSLLGKNGLNLIVNNAAVLPQKTMLNATVEDMQNTFNTNVIGPLFVIREYLPYLQTAAKASGKPGMSCDKAAVINISTDAGSMTIMPEIKEPFPIFPYSISKAGLNMLTIYTARDLKADEILCISIHPGWVKTDMGGDQAPIEARQSVEGVLSVISSLTEKQHGGFLDYTGKTLPW; from the exons ATGGCGGCGTTAAAGGGATCCAGTGCTCTAGTGACAGGAGCCAACCGAGGCTTGGGTTTGGAAATGGTCAAGCAACTCCTGGAGGCCAACTGCTCAAAAGTATTTGCTGCATGTCGTGACCCAGATGGACCAAACTCTGAG GCACTGAGAGAACTGGCCAAAAGGAATCCAGATGTTGTCACCATTGTAAAGCTTG ATGTTTCTGATACATGCAGTATCAAAGAGTCTGCCAAAAAAGTGGGTTCTCTACTGGGGAAGAATGGCTTGAACCTGATCGTGAATAACGCTGCAGTGTTGCCACAAAAAACCATGCTGAACGCCACTGTTGAGGACATGCAAAACACATTCAACACCAACGTGATTGGACCTCTGTTTGTCATTAGG GAGTACCTCCCGTATCTGCAAACAGCAGCGAAAGCCAGTGGCAAACCAGGGATGTCATGTGATAAAGCAGCTGTGATCAACATCTCCACGGATGCAGGGTCTATGACCATCATGCCAGAAATAAAAGAGCCATTCCCAATCTTTCCATACAGCATCAGCAAG GCTGGTCTTAACATGTTGACCATATATACCGCTAGAGACTTAAAGGCAGATGAGATCCTCTGCATTTCCATTCACCCAGGATGGGTGAAGACAGACATGGGGGGAGATCAG GCACCTATTGAAGCCAGACAAAGTGTGGAGGGAGTGTTGAGCGTCATTAGCAGTCTTACTGAAAAGCAGCATGGTGGATTCTTAGACTACACTGGAAAAACACTGCCCTggtaa
- the LOC141344355 gene encoding E3 ubiquitin-protein ligase TRIM35-like → MPLRPRASSQPGRANTLPSLKNIPGLRPRALSSHVQSPLEDELSCPVCCEIFTDPVVLKCSHSFCRLCLKAFWNKKAPKRECPVCRRKCSLTEPTISLALKNVCDAIALEQKGQSSPRSGSYSANGTSKPEARCAAHGEGLKLFCQTDEEVLCCVCQTSKKHQGHSVCPLEEAANDLKEEMRQIVIPLKKSLRRLYEAKQECDDITVHIKNQRQQTEKQIREEFDELRQFLLKEEAVRIAALAEEEDAKKQTVKRKTDLIARDIITFSQAVMAIENEIANDDSLFLQNYKNAKRRAQITFYEPENIPDSLIDVAEHVTSLKFKVWEKMQSLVEYTPVTLDPNTAYPCLSLSKNLTNVSNTGTMKELPNNPERFDHFVFVMGSKGFTSGCHSWEVDVGQNNDWVIGVVKASVARKGKISGCPEGGFWTIALSDGEYTAMTSPHTPLNLKGHLERVRVKIDYNSGEVSFFDSVGVTPIYTFNDHFTETMFPFFCPGANINGNNPGPLKICPVRVAVWNSASW, encoded by the exons ATGCCCTTGCGACCGAGGGCGTCCTCTCAACCTGGAAGAGCAAACACTCTTCCAAGCCTTAAAAACATCCCAGGCCTGCGCCCGAGAGCTTTGTCGTCCCACGTGCAGTCGCCTTTAGAGGATGAGCTCTCTTGTCCGGTCTGCTGCGAGATCTTTACCGATCCTGTGGTCCTGAAATGCAGCCACAGTTTCTGCCGTCTCTGCCTTAAGGCCTTCTGGAACAAGAAGGCACCCAAGAGGGAATGTCCCGTGTGCAGGAGGAAGTGCTCTTTGACGGAGCCCACCATCAGTCTGGCTCTGAAGAACGTGTGCGACGCCATCGCACTGGAGCAGAAAGGACAATCGTCACCAAGATCGGGCTCGTATTCAGCCAACGGGACGTCCAAACCGGAGGCTCGCTGTGCTGCTCATGGGGAGGGTCTCAAATTGTTTTGCCAGACTGATGAAGAGGTTCTCTGCTGTGTTTGTCAAACGTCCAAGAAACATCAAGGACACAGTGTGTGTCCTTTGGAAGAGGCAGCAAACGATCTCAAG gaggAGATGCGACAGATTGTCATCCCACTCAAGAAAAGTCTTCGACGCCTCTATGAGGCCAAACAGGAATGTGATGACATAACTGTCCACATCAAG AACCAAAGGCAACAGACAGAGAAACAAATTCGTGAGGAGTTTGACGAGCTTCGCCAATTTCTTCTGAAGGAGGAAGCTGTGAGGATTGCTGCTCTGGCGGAAGAAGAAGATGCAAAGAAACAGACCGTGAAGAGAAAAACTGACTTAATCGCTCGTGATATAATAACCTTCTCTCAGGCCGTCATGGCCATTGAAAACGAGATTGCTAATGATGACAGTCTCTTTTTACAG AACTACAAGAATGCCAAAAGGAG AGCTCAGATAACATTTTACGAACCAGAAAACATCCCCGATTCTCTAATCGATGTTGCGGAGCACGTCACATCCCTGAAGTTCAAAGTGTGGGAAAAAATGCAGAGCCTGGTGGAATACA CTCCAGTGACGTTGGACCCCAACACAGCCTACCCTTGTTTGTCACTTAGCAAGAACCTGACGAATGTGTCCAACACAGGGACGATGAAAGAACTTCCTAATAACCCTGAGCGCTTTGACCATTTTGTGTTTGTAATGGGCTCCAAGGGTTTTACCTCAGGATGTCATTCCTGGGAGGTAGACGTGGGCCAAAATAATGACTGGGTGATCGGAGTGGTTAAAGCATCAGTAGCCAGGAAAGGCAAAATCTCAGGCTGTCCCGAAGGAGGATTTTGGACCATCGCTCTTTCTGATGGCGAGTACACGGCCATGACCTCCCCACACACCCCGCTCAACCTGAAGGGCCACCTGGAAAGGGTTCGGGTGAAGATCGACTATAATTCTGGAGAGGTCAGCTTCTTTGACTCAGTGGGTGTCACACCTATCTACACATTTAACGACCACTTCACTGAGACAATGTTTCCTTTTTTCTGTCCGGGGGCAAATATTAATGGGAACAATCCAGGGCCGCTGAAGATCTGCCCCGTGAGAGTGGCAGTGTGGAATAGTGCCTCCTGGTAA
- the LOC141344345 gene encoding C-signal, producing MAALKGSSALVTGANRGLGLEMVKQLLEANCSKVFAACRDPDGPNSEALRELAKRSPDVVTIVKLDVSDPCSIKESAKKVGSLLGKNGLNLIVNNAAVLPQKTMLNATVEDMQNTFNTNVIGPLFVIREYLPYLQTAAKASGKPGMSCDKAAVINISTDAASMTIMPVLKDPFPLFPYSISKAGLNMLTIYTARDLKADEILCISIHPGWVRTDMGGDQAPIDARQSVEGVLSVISSLTEKQHGGFLDYTGKTMPW from the exons ATGGCGGCGTTAAAGGGATCCAGTGCTCTAGTGACAGGAGCCAACCGAGGCTTGGGTTTGGAAATGGTCAAGCAACTGCTAGAGGCCAACTGCTCAAAAGTGTTTGCTGCATGTCGTGACCCAGATGGACCAAACTCTGAG GCACTGAGAGAACTGGCCAAAAGGAGTCCAGATGTTGTCACCATTGTAAAGCTTG ATGTTTCTGATCCATGCAGTATCAAAGAGTCTGCCAAAAAAGTGGGATCTCTACTGGGGAAGAACGGCTTGAACCTGATCGTGAATAACGCTGCAGTGCTGCCACAAAAAACCATGCTGAACGCAACTGTTGAGGACATGCAAAACACCTTCAACACCAACGTGATTGGACCTCTGTTTGTCATTAGG GAGTACCTCCCGTATCTGCAAACAGCAGCGAAAGCCAGTGGCAAACCAGGGATGTCATGTGATAAAGCAGCTGTGATCAACATCTCCACGGATGCAGCATCTATGACCATCATGCCAGTACTAAAAGATCCGTTCCCACTCTTTCCATACAGCATCAGCAAG GCTGGTCTTAACATGTTGACCATATATACCGCTAGAGACTTAAAGGCAGATGAGATCCTCTGCATTTCCATTCACCCAGGATGGGTGAGGACAGACATGGGGGGAGATCAG GCGCCTATTGATGCCAGACAAAGTGTGGAGGGAGTGTTGAGCGTCATTAGCAGTCTTACTGAAAAGCAGCATGGTGGATTCTTAGACTACACTGGAAAAACAATGCCCTggtaa